In Fibrobacter sp. UWEL, one genomic interval encodes:
- a CDS encoding transposase: MENSENKYSFDPTILKALIEQGPDFLMDLFRLAMNEAMKLERENFLNAGAYERSKNRLDYANGFKPKTLNMRSGQVTFAIPQTRNSGFY; the protein is encoded by the coding sequence ATGGAGAACTCCGAAAACAAATATAGTTTCGACCCGACAATTTTGAAAGCCCTGATTGAGCAGGGACCCGATTTTTTGATGGATCTTTTCAGGCTCGCGATGAACGAGGCCATGAAATTGGAACGAGAGAACTTCCTAAATGCAGGGGCCTACGAACGCTCCAAAAATCGTCTGGATTACGCGAACGGTTTCAAACCCAAGACTCTTAATATGCGGTCCGGGCAGGTCACATTTGCCATCCCGCAGACTCGCAACAGCGGCTTCTAC
- the ispF gene encoding 2-C-methyl-D-erythritol 2,4-cyclodiphosphate synthase: MDKIYRSGIGFDVHKLVEGRKCIIGGVDIPYEKGLLGHSDADVLLHAISDALLGAAGLGDIGTYFPDTDPAFKGADSLELLRRVGEEVAKEGYDIINIDAIVMCERPKVNPHKDQMKANIARVLGLDVKQIGIKGTTTEKLGFTGRGEGIASQAVAMVRSK; this comes from the coding sequence ATGGACAAAATCTATCGTTCTGGTATTGGTTTTGATGTGCATAAGCTGGTGGAAGGCCGCAAGTGCATTATCGGTGGTGTGGATATTCCTTACGAAAAGGGCCTGCTGGGTCATAGCGATGCGGACGTGCTGCTTCATGCCATTAGTGATGCTCTGCTGGGCGCTGCTGGTTTGGGCGACATCGGCACCTACTTCCCGGATACGGATCCTGCGTTCAAGGGGGCCGACAGCTTGGAGCTGCTTCGCCGTGTAGGCGAAGAGGTCGCCAAGGAAGGCTACGACATCATCAACATCGACGCGATTGTCATGTGCGAACGCCCGAAGGTGAATCCCCACAAGGACCAGATGAAGGCTAATATCGCCCGAGTGCTGGGTCTGGACGTAAAGCAGATCGGCATCAAGGGTACCACCACTGAAAAGTTGGGCTTTACCGGTCGCGGGGAAGGGATTGCCTCCCAGGCAGTGGCCATGGTCCGCTCGAAATAA